In Cydia strobilella chromosome 8, ilCydStro3.1, whole genome shotgun sequence, one DNA window encodes the following:
- the LOC134743653 gene encoding meiosis-specific nuclear structural protein 1-like, whose product MQPQNELTRNAIFRARKAELDYFQRALDTQWLNDRMADGRMGRCLALIEKEAQMEKDFQERTDHAAIVNARAKKEADLASEVAKVRHEEATELLRRHYLRERDPELRMLMKKLQAGYVCRDVRQQILHNEYRKVQEKAEEDRANSTLLAALGDDQEAKKKALQKMQQTAAYCQELQQQLVNRQRQKQCQYEDALIEQKMLDDVMRTISDEDQRELKQKRDLMEKTQREMVTFKEAREAWRAKQRELAIKEEEAIERQKQADADRSAGIRAEKERRDRIKEEINAKICAQIMADEAERQDRDNIIKELVEHEAEEKQIEDDIAAGRKQEYVRASTMTDLTAQMDLKKKEIELEKQRQIEFRKESEAKLADQDAKEHEKERVKKEKARQYSIDLKQQIEDNARRRESERRLEDARAKAVFDYYKDWKAEVSKEREKIVSEHVPPILGYIQAGVIGRADLPAVRAGAARADLPAVRAGAARAPAPAPALAALDLDVLAADSGLNRHPKCNAQCRVLREF is encoded by the exons aTG CAACCTCAAAACGAGCTTACGCGGAATGCTATATTCCGCGCGCGTAAAGCGGAGCTGGATTACTTCCAGAGGGCCTTGGACACACAATGGCTAAACGATCGAATGGCCGACGGCCGCATGGGTCGTTGCCTAGCCCTCATAGAGAAAGAAGCTCAGATGGAAAAGGACTTCCAAGAG AGAACTGATCATGCCGCAATTGTAAATGCTCGAGCTAAAAAAGAAGCAGACCTTGCCAGTGAAGTGGCTAAAGTCCGTCATGAAGAAGCTACAGAACTGCTGCGTCGCCACTACCTGCGGGAGCGGGATCCAGAGCTGCGGATGCTGATGAAGAAACTTCAAGCTGGTTATGTGTGCCGAGATGTGCGGCAACAGATACTGCATAATGAATATAGGAAGGTGCAGGAAAAG GCTGAAGAAGACAGAGCCAATTCCACCCTCCTAGCTGCGTTGGGCGATGACCAGGAAGCCAAAAAGAAGGCACTGCAGAAGATGCAGCAAACTGCAGCATACTGCCAGGAGCTGCAGCAGCAGTTGGTGAACAGGCAGAGGCAGAAACAGTGTCAGTATGAAGACGCGCTCATTGAGCAGAAGATGCTTGATGATGTCATGAGGACCATATCTGATGAGGACCAGAG GGAACTGAAACAGAAGCGAGATCTCATGGAGAAGACGCAACGCGAGATGGTGACGTTCAAGGAAGCTCGTGAAGCGTGGCGAGCCAAGCAACGTGAGCTCGCTATAAAGGAGGAGGAGGCCATTGAAAGACAAAAGCAGGCCGACGCCGACCGCAGCGCTGGTAT CCGCGCAGAAAAAGAACGCCGCGACAGAATCAAAGAGgaaataaacgcaaaaatctGCGCTCAAATCATGGCGGACGAG GCGGAGCGTCAAGATCGCGACAACATAATCAAAGAGCTAGTAGAGCACGAAGCAGAAGAGAAACAGATCGAGGACGACATAGCGGCGGGTCGCAAGCAGGAGTACGTGAGGGCCAGCACCATGACGGACCTCACGGCGCAGATGGACCTTAAGAAGAAGGAGATAGAGCTCGAGAAACAGAGGCAGATCGAGTTTAGGAAGGAG TCAGAAGCCAAGCTAGCAGATCAGGACGCGAAAGAGCACGAAAAAGAACGCGTAAAGAAAGAGAAGGCGCGTCAGTACTCGATAGACCTGAAACAGCAGATAGAGGACAACGCGAGAAGGAGGGAGAGCGAGCGACGTCTCGAGGACGCGAGGGCTAAAGCTGTCTTTGACTATTACAAAGATTG gaaAGCAGAAGTATCGAAGGAGCGCGAGAAGATCGTCTCGGAGCACGTGCCGCCCATCCTCGGCTACATCCAAGCGGGCGTGATCGGGCGCGCGGACCTGCCGGCCGtgcgcgccggcgccgcgcgcgcggaCCTGCCGGCCGTGCGCGCCGGTGCcgcgcgcgcgcccgcgcccgcgcccgccctgGCCGCGCTGGACCTCGACGTGTTGGCGGCCGACAGCGGCCTCAACAGGCATCCCAAGTGCAACGCGCAGTGCAGGGTGCTCAGGGAGTTTTAG
- the LOC134743654 gene encoding cytochrome P450 4V2-like encodes MFWLLVLGAVIVGTLYRRRRPELCQIHSDLPIGEKCYPVIGHAYLVKNSDTDGTVWFKALGRLAIENGGVTSFWMANKLYIIVADPETSEVILKSCMEKGYVTQFLRTLIGNGSIFAAVDIWRPRRKILAPVFSMKNLNEFVKVFNRQSMIMADMLEPMAGGADFSVWRYFNTYTFDSVCETTLGIDLNSQKDPNHSFLIAFDFVSQELAKRMVSPWMYPEFIYRMLPRYNKFVFHRKIIRHFVDEVIKIKQKQLSTFQKGDNKEISDTAPKTFLDMMIESSDRVDKKYSDLELREELMVIVLAGTDTSAVGASFAAVMLSRHPHVQEKLHHELDVVFGNSDRALTVEDLPKLQYLEAVIKETLRLYPPVPVTAREVMNDVKLPSGTTLVDGVSVILNIWATHRNPTYWGADAEQFRPERFLEGPLKHPSQFQPFSLPMRNCLGYNYAMMSMKTMLANTMRRYRILPPSHMDEHKLQEPLKVSFDVMMRDMDNYEIRLQDRTKNQSERRGN; translated from the exons ATGTTTTGGCTGCTTGTGTTGGGGGCAGTGATCGTGGGTACTCTCTACAGGCGGCGAAGGCCAGAACTTTGTCAGATCCATTCAGACCTTCCGATCGGCGAAAAGTGCTATCCGGTTATCGGGCATGCATACCTAGTTAAAAATTCTGATACAG ACGGTACCGTTTGGTTTAAAGCTTTGGGCCGGCTGGCCATTGAAAATGGCGGCGTCACATCTTTTTGGATGGCTAATAAGCTGTATATAA TTGTTGCTGACCCGGAAACCTCTGAAGTAATATTGAAATCTTGTATGGAGAAAGGCTACGTGACTCAGTTCCTACGGACACTAATTGGCAATGGCAGTATATTTGCTGCAG TTGACATTTGGCGGCCGCGGCGCAAAATTTTAGCTCCTGTCTTTAGTATGAAGAACCTTAACGAATTTGTAAAAGTGTTTAATAGACAAAGCATGATCATGGCCGACATGCTGGAGCCGATGGCTGGAGGCGCCGACTTCTCCGTTTGGAGATATTTTAACACTTACACGTTCGATTCAGTTTGCG AAACAACATTAGGCATTGATTTGAATAGTCAAAAGGATCCGAATCACAGCTTCCTCATCGCGTTCGACTTTGTGTCGCAAGAACTGGCGAAGCGAATGGTGTCGCCGTGGATGTACCCGGAGTTCATTTACCGGATGCTGCCGAGATACAACAAGTTTGTCTTCCACAGGAAAATCATACGTCATTTTGTTGAtgag gtaataaaaataaaacaaaaacaactatCTACATTTCAAAAAGGGGACAATAAGG AAATCAGCGACACTGCTCCAAAAACATTCTTAGACATGATGATAGAGTCATCAGACCGTGTTGACAAGAAATATTCCGACCTTGAGCTGCGCGAGGAGCTGATGGTGATCGTGTTGGCCGGCACCGACACCTCCGCCGTGGGCGCCTCCTTCGCCGCCGTTATGCTGTCCCGGCATCCCCACGTCCAGGAGAAACTACACCATGA GTTAGATGTCGTGTTCGGTAACTCAGACCGAGCTTTAACTGTGGAAGACCTGCCGAAGCTCCAGTACTTAGAGGCGGTCATCAAAGAGACTTTACGGCTGTACCCTCCAGTTCCCGTCACGGCGAGAGAAGTCATGAATGACGTGAAATTAC CATCAGGCACCACTCTGGTTGACGGGGTGTCGGTGATACTGAACATCTGGGCGACGCACCGCAACCCCACCTACTGGGGAGCTGACGCGGAGCAGTTCCGCCCGGAGCGTTTCCTGGAAGGGCCGCTCAAGCACCCCTCGCAGTTCCAGCCCTTCTCGCTGCCCATGAGGAACTGCCTTG GATACAACTACGCTATGATGTCGATGAAGACTATGTTGGCCAACACGATGCGCCGCTACAGGATATTGCCGCCTTCCCACATGGACGAACACAAACTCCAGGAACCCTTGAAAGTCTCTTTCGACGTCATGATGAGGGACATGGATAACTATGAAATAAGGCTACAGGATAGAACGAAAAATCAGAGCGAGAGAAGAGGGAATTGA